A genome region from Magnolia sinica isolate HGM2019 chromosome 8, MsV1, whole genome shotgun sequence includes the following:
- the LOC131254039 gene encoding LOB domain-containing protein 21-like: MKKGHGPRSSSSPSPCAACKFLKRRCTPDCIFAPYFHSNDTQKFANVHKIFGASNVAKLLSEVPPQLREDTANSLAYEAEARVRDPVHGCVGDISLLQWKMLHLQHDLDNARVRLARYTNPHPFPSSSSSSASVPVFYDYNDIDVMAQLGSAQLASESIEDIR; this comes from the coding sequence ATGAAGAAGGGCCATGGCCCACGATCATCGTCATCTCCTTCGCCATGCGCCGCTTGCAAATTCCTAAAGAGAAGATGCACTCCAGATTGCATCTTCGCCCCTTACTTCCATTCCAATGACACCCAAAAATTTGCCAACGTTCACAAGATCTTTGGAGCCAGCAATGTCGCGAAGCTCCTTAGCGAAGTTCCACCACAGCTACGAGAAGACACCGCGAACTCGTTAGCTTATGAGGCCGAAGCTCGGGTAAGAGATCCAGTCCACGGTTGTGTCGGTGACATCTCCCTCCTACAATGGAAGATGCTCCACCTCCAACATGACCTTGATAATGCCAGAGTCCGTCTCGCTCGATATACTAATCCTCATCCATTTCCATCGTCGTCGTCGTCTTCAGCATCTGTTCCGGTCTTTTACGACTACAACGACATCGATGTCATGGCTCAATTGGGTTCTGCACAACTAGCAAGTGAGAGCATTGAAGATATCCGTTGA